One region of Corynebacterium capitovis DSM 44611 genomic DNA includes:
- a CDS encoding cation diffusion facilitator family transporter, whose protein sequence is MPGQSEQRVLERFMWLSIAVSLATIALKLVAAWLTGSVGFLSDAIESVINVVAAVVGLWVLKVAAKPADENHNYGHAKAEYFSAQVEGAMILVASVAIIFTAVERLLRPQPIEQAGIGLLLSSLATLLNLGAGLLLLRAGKRYRSATLSADGRHLLTDVWTTAGVLAGIALVAVTGWEPLDPLIALAVGVNILFTGYVLLKNSILSLLSQALPDDEVAAIRAYLEGFGAKEGVTFTSLRTVAFGRDRFVNVVMQVPGEWTVDASHHLADLIEEGVAAELGGAETVVHIEPLGTPTRVGGRWV, encoded by the coding sequence ATGCCTGGCCAGTCAGAGCAGCGTGTCCTTGAGCGTTTCATGTGGCTGTCTATCGCCGTGTCGCTTGCCACCATCGCCCTCAAACTCGTGGCCGCGTGGCTCACCGGCTCTGTGGGCTTTCTTTCCGACGCGATCGAGTCCGTTATCAACGTCGTCGCCGCTGTCGTTGGCCTCTGGGTTCTCAAAGTTGCCGCGAAACCGGCTGATGAGAATCACAACTACGGGCACGCCAAGGCCGAATACTTTTCCGCCCAGGTGGAAGGCGCGATGATCCTGGTGGCGTCTGTGGCCATCATATTCACCGCCGTGGAACGCTTACTGCGCCCCCAGCCAATTGAACAAGCTGGGATCGGCCTGCTCCTGTCCTCCCTGGCCACCCTGTTGAACCTTGGGGCGGGACTACTTCTCCTCCGCGCCGGGAAGCGCTACCGCTCGGCCACCTTGAGTGCGGACGGTCGACACTTGCTCACCGACGTGTGGACCACCGCAGGCGTACTCGCTGGAATCGCGCTCGTCGCTGTTACGGGGTGGGAGCCTCTCGATCCCCTCATAGCGTTGGCCGTCGGTGTCAACATCCTGTTCACCGGGTACGTGCTGCTGAAAAACTCGATTCTCAGCTTGCTCTCTCAGGCCCTCCCCGACGACGAGGTGGCGGCCATTCGCGCCTACCTCGAGGGTTTTGGCGCTAAGGAGGGTGTGACCTTTACCTCCCTGCGCACCGTCGCTTTCGGCCGTGACCGCTTTGTCAACGTGGTCATGCAGGTGCCAGGTGAATGGACGGTCGACGCATCCCACCACCTCGCAGACTTGATTGAGGAGGGC